Genomic window (Erythrolamprus reginae isolate rEryReg1 chromosome 3, rEryReg1.hap1, whole genome shotgun sequence):
ctctgtggtggccccgactctctggaaccagctccccccagagattagaactgcccctaccctccttgcctttcgtaaactcctcaaaacccacctttgtcgtcaggcatgggggaattgagatatctcccccgggcctatataatttacgtatggtatgtttgtaggtatgtctgcttaaaaatggggtttcttaactattttaaattttaaattgtatattattagatttgtcatgaattgttttattgtgttgtgagccgcccccagtccacggaaaggggcggcatacaaatctaattaattaattaattaattaaataaataaaaataaataaaataaatcttagggggcacatgtggtggtcatgtactaaggcagggttagggttagaccCTCGCTCACTCTCATTaaaatcttctttccttccttttccttccctcttcattctcattttcttctttctttccctttctttattttccctaccatgctctcttctctcccttcgtCTTTCCTGCGCCTGTGAGCATAGAGAGCGCATACGTGCGCAACATCGCAATGCAAACCGGTGGCGAAGGCGAATTGGACCCCATCCCTGGACCCAGCCTCGTGTCATAGAGACACTGGCTATAGTGTTAGTCCTTGtcttatgaccagaattgagcccCCAATTTTTTTGTTGCTAGAtgtttgctaagtgaattttgctccatttcatGACCTTCCTTGCCgcagttgctaagcaaatcaCTGCCGGTTGTTGAGTTAATCACATGGTTGTTATGTGAATTGGGCTCCCTAAGTGACTTCGCTTGTGCGGAGGTCACAAAGGTGGATCACCTGACCCCAGGACAGTGTGAGCATTGGAAATACTGTAGaggtaagtccttgacttacaaccattcgtttagtgatgGTTTGAAGtgacaacggcactggaaaaaagtgacatttttcacacttgtgagtCATAAGCTGTGACCGTTGCAGATTTACACAAATTTACATTCATGAGATTTACATTCAGACGTTTCACAGCTGACTCGCATTTATGACGGTTCGACGTGATCATCTTTTGGGAtgttctgagaagcaaagtcatgggggaagccatattcacttaacaaccatgttactcatTTAACACTCACGGAATGAatttttttcacttagcaacacgaatcctgggctcaattgtggtcgcaagtcgaggacttaCCTGTATGAATCAGGTGTCGATTTTGATCACGGGACCAGGGGGATGCTAAAACATGAAACATAAGCATGAAAAATGTCCATTTGTCCATTTTACGGTGCCgtcgtaacttcaaacagtcactaaacaaattgttgtgagtcgaggactagctgtatttGCAGAACATGACCGAGTCTAATGAATTTAGAAGCATCATGTGCTACTGGTTTAACTTTTTGCTTTTCGGGTGTAGAATCAATGCAAACCGTTGGGTGGGATGATCATGTCTGCGTATGCAGAGAAAGGGATCAACCTGTTTTTTGCAGGTTGTGTGAACACAACCACAGCCTCATTTGGGAAAGAGCTAGGCGGTTGCGTAGAAAAATGTCCTGGCATTTTACAATCTTCCACAATAACCTTTTTCTGGAGCAGGGCTAATGGTAAAAATACATTCCTTTGGCTCTTCTCAGGTGTCCACAGACACCTGGGAGCCAATGTGACTCGTCTCCCATCCCATCGAAACGTTCTCTGTATAAATGAGTGACTAACTTTTATTCTTGGGAATAAACACTGATAACTTGATCCCTCGACTTTCCCTAATAGAAAAGTAGCCTCCTCATGAATCATCCTCACGATTCAGTGcaaacccacacacacaccacacaaacaAGCCCGCCGCGTAAGAGTTTAGTGTGATGAGTGACGCTTGTCATCATGTGGCTTGCTGCCAGCGAAAGGGATCTTAAGAGAGTCTGCCATTGCTTTTGCTCACGGATGGCTTGTAAATCAGGGTCTTTTGCTAGCTTGGATGAAATGGCAGCCACAGGATTTAAGACAGTGTGACATTGTTTtaccccctccccacccctcctCACTTCAAACGGATGTGGAGTTTAATCCCCACCTAGTCAAGTGTCTCTACTACTCCCTTGATCGTTTGTTTCTACATGTGACAAGCAAACTATGGAAACTCAAAGGAGGCACATTTCCCTAGGCCGGGACTACAATAACGGTCCGTGTCCAGGCCTTGATCTACTAGAGGGCTGCATCAATCTGGTAGCTCGACATTCTTGCCTACTGAATGGGCAGAAGTAGCAACCAGCTGGGGGGCACACAGTACGCTGGAGCCTGCTCCATATTGAGCCTCTCCCGTTTGCAGAGAAAGGGCTACCGTCGCTGAAGAGAGTAACCCACAGCTGGGACCCTTCCGCCGATCAACCAGGACAGCAGCGTTTCAAGTTCGCCGAAAGTGAACATAGTGCAAAGCTAAACAACAACAGACTTAAGGGCTTCTTTGACGCCCCCCAGAGGAGGGGACGGCAGGTTGCTCCACATGAGGTATATCTCTGCCTTCTCTTTATCTTCATTCCCGGGAGTGTTTTCCGAAATGTGGAGAGCTGAGCAAACGgttcagggaaaaaaaaaaatctaacgaATGTGACGCTGGGGTTGAGCGACGGATCTGCAGGCAGGCTTCCACGCCACACTGACAATTCGACACATTTCACGACATTTTTGGAGGTGAAGGGGAATGAAATTGCCCGAGTCCTTTTTCCCATCTTGCACAAATGTATCTAGGAAGGAGGACTGGCATCCACCAAACATGTGGAACCTCTGACTACACTTCCTCTAGTGTGTGTTGCTCTGACGTTGCGTTCCTGGGTATTCCTCAAAAATGGCACAGCATCGTGTTGTATCCGCGGGCAGGACGTCATCCGAGGCCGGGTTTGCCGAGGATCAGCCTTGGAAGAGGCAACATGACGGTATACAATCTCCGAACAAAGTGCTGAGtgagcttccccccccctttgtccTATGGTACACCAACTAGCGCTAGTAGACTGAGGATTGCGGGAAGAGAGAAATCCGAACAGTGGAGAGTGACGGTGGAGGCTGGTCTACAGTTCGTATTATAAAACGGAGGATCTTCGTAGGAAGGCTCATTCTAACGTTACGCAAAGTACAAAGGTGATTGGATGTGTACTCTCTCCGCTAGAAACACAAGGGTAGTTTGACTAAGGACAGTGTCTGTATCAAATGGTGTGGAACACACTTATACATGTAGTGAATCACAAACCCTATATCTATTATTGAACTGGAATCAGCTAGAAAGTATTGGGGTTCATGTTATtagccccgagtccttggagaggggcggcatagaaatccaattaatattctAGCAAGCCTGTCGCCCCCAAATTTCCAGATTAAGATTTGGGGTTCTGCACCATCTTTAAGATACCATTATACTAAGAAAATATGTGTGGCTCAGAACTGAACTGGCGTATCCGTGGTGGTCTTTGAGCTTGGTGGGTTTCTTTACAGGCATTTCATGACTCCACAGGTAACATTGTCAGtgttagaagagagtggggtttgtggggagaaggaggaggaggtggtttcATGACCAACTCAATAACTTCATTCGTGCTGTGAAGAGGAGGACTatgggggtccttggtgttctctgagcttggttgttttcttacggACGTTTCACGACCCAActcggtaacatcatcagtgctagaagggagtgggggtttgctctctgttttATCTCTTTTAGGTCAACGATCCCCAAACTTTTTGGCTCCCCAGAATTGGCAGTGGTGGCGGCTGCGGTCGTGGTGAGCATAAGAGATGGTGTCATGCACGTGCTCGCCACTTTCTCAAATGGAGCTTCGCGGATTTGCGCGCTCACCCACCTCTTCAACGGCCCTGTTCCCAATGGGCCACAGACTGGGTCCAGATGGCAGACCAGGGGTTGGGGATCCCTGCCTCAGATATCAAGAAACAAGGGGAAGATGCCACCAGTTTGCGTGTAGAGAGAAGATGAAGCCAGACCTCTGGAGATTTGTGGGTGGGTAGAAAAGGGCGCCAGGGGAATTTGGGGTGCTGTGGTCACAAACATCTTTTCAGCATGCCCCCTGCCTCCTGCCTGCAAAATAGGCACCGTCCTTCTTCTACTGGAGCCTTTTCCAAACTCGGCAGCtggaagatggatggacttcaactcccaggattccccagctggTCATGCCGCAGGACAGGTTCCTGTAAGGTGAAGGACACAGATGGGACCTGGACTTAAATGGTTTAGGGAAGGTGAGGTAGAGGATGAAACTTGGGGGGAAAAAgcaggaaagagagaagaggaaggcggCGACAAGGGAGCAACGTTTTCGGCATCACTCAAAAACATTCGGGTGttaagaggaaggagaaatgagtcCGCCGATTGTGTAGGAAACGTGACGAGCGTTTCCTTAGAGCAAACTGAGTTTTCAGCAGCAGCATCCCTGACGGGAGACGATTTCTCAGCAAGGAGAAGGCGGTTTGATCCTGTCCAGGGTCACCACAACAATGGCTTCTCCAAAGCTATTTGCATAAATCAAGAATCCAGCGCATCAGGACGCCGGTCCAGTGGGTCCCAGCTGTGCACTAAATAAAccagggaagaggggagagaaattcaAGTGTGCGTACGGGATTTACAATCGTGGCTCCCCGCAAACCCTGGCGGCTCTGAGGGCAGCAAAGCAGATGTGCGTGCACATGACAGAGCTGGCTGggcggggaaggaggaaggaccTAGGGCTGAGAGCAGGAGCTGTTTATGTTGGTGACCGACCGGCAGCTGATCTTGCGGATCGAGTGCAGGGCGACGGTGCAACAGCCCCGCAGCAGAGAGCTGATGTTGTAAATGGGTTGGCCCTGCCTCCGCTGCGAACGGCACAGCCAGGCAACTGTAGGCACAGCTGGCACGACCACCGCCAAGAGGTCCACGAGGAAGTGGCGGCTCCAGTAAGTTTTGGGCTCGGCTGAAAGATCCGTCGAGGCTGCTGCCCCCGCGGCGTCCTCTCCTGGCTCAGTCGCCTCATCTTCAGGGGTGCAGACGATGCTCACGGATGGGCTCGCGCTGCACGGCTGATGCACAGCTGGGTTTCGCGAGGCCGGATGGCCGTCGGGCTTCTCAGTGGGTTCTCCGGCATTGACCACGACAGCTGAGAAGGGTTCAGGAGCTGTCCTGTCCGTGGGGTTCGAGCAGTTGAGGACGGCACTCTCCGAGCTGGTGGGCTCGGCCACCTCCTCGATCTCAGAGGGCCACTCCGAGGTGGGACTGGCGAGGCTGCCCGCTTGAGATTTCATGACTTTCTCCAAGATGGTGTCCAGATCTGGCTGGTAATGTCCGAAGTCGGTTTGGATGGCTTGTTCCTGCATGCAGCTAGCTTGTACGGCGGCCTCCGCGCTCTGCGGAGATCCCATCAGTTTCTCGTACGTGGAGCTGGTGTGCATCTGGGACCCCAGGGTGTAGGAGGTGTGCATGGACGAGGCGTCATCAGGGCCACACTCCACCCCTGAGGACAAGAGGCTGCTGTGGTCCAGCAAATCTGTCCGGCTCAAGGAGTTCTCTGCAGCCACGAAGCCACTATCGGCTCCGTCGTCCACGGAGATGGTTTGAGAGCCGCCGATGTTCCTGTCCATCGCTCCCTGGTCACTCAACTTGGTGTATGTGGAACTGCGGGTGAGCGAGCGTGCGGGGGACCCTCCGGCCGACTCGGCTTGCCCTTCCTCTTTGACCGTCCCGTCCTGCGCAACCTCCATGCTGTGCAGCAGCGTCTCCAGCTTTTTGTTCTGAATGTTGATGTCCACAAAGTACTTCTGGAGGCCTTTGTCTTTCTCGATCAGGTTATTCTTGACGGTGTCGATAACCTGCTTGAGCTGTTTAATCTCCTTCCGGGCTTCTTTGAGGGCCAGCTGAGCCTCCACTCGGTGACACTCCTCCTCAATCCAGTCTTCCTGCATCCTGGAGAGTTGGGTTTTCAGGTCTTCAATCTCGCCATCCCTGCAGTAGACAGACAAGCAGATGGTCATTGGGCTGATTACAATgtttttgttgtaagctgccctgagtccttggagaagagcggcctagaaatcaatcaatcaatcaatcaatcaatcaatcaatcaatcaatcaatcaatcaatcaatcaatcaaacgaatGTAAGGTTCCGTATGGGATgccagcacaaatcccagcgaccaattaggtcccactgatttggccttctctgggtcccgtcgacgaaacaatgttgtctggcgggccccaggggaagagccttctctgtggcggccccgaccctctggaaccaactccccccggaaattaggaccacccccaccctcctcgcctttcacaaacttcttaaaacccacctctgccgtcaggcatgggggaattgattcccctgggccgtttccgttttatgtatggtttgtctgggatgtatgactgtttttatattaagggttttaaactgttttttttttaaatcattgaatttgtactgtgtttggttgttgtgagccgccccgagtctcccgagaggggcggcatacaaatctaataaataataataataataataataataataataataataataatattagtaattgtaataataataataagtctttggagaggggtggcatacaaatctaataataaattgaataataataataataataataataataataataataataataatgccaaatCACATTATTTTAGGGTTGGGTTAAATTCTATGTATAGGACAGCGCTGATGGTATTGGCATGTTTTCTGCAACCGTTCTGCAGTTACTGGAGAGTATAACGCACATAGAGCTTTTGGTAGACAGAAGATAATATCCCAGataaaattgctgggaggcagaggcagatttcccccctccctgttttcctcccccaaaataaaggtgccctcatcacctcgaggctcgactactgtaatgctctctacatggggctacctttgaaaagtgttcgggaaattcagatcgtgcagaatgcagctgcgagagcaatcatgggcttccccaggtatgcccatgttacaccaacactccacaatctgcattggttgccgatcagtttccggtcacaattcacagtgttggttatgacctataaagcccttcatggcaccggaccagattatctccaggaccgccttctgctgcactaatcccagcgaccagttaggtcccacagagttggccttctccgggtcccgtcaactaaacaatgccacttggcgggacacaggggaagagccttctctgtggtggccccggccctctggaaccaactccccccagagattagaattgcccccaccctccttgcctttcgtaagctgcttaaaacccacctctgccgtcaggcatgggggaactgagatactctttccccctaggcctttacaatttatgcatggtatgtctgaatgtatctttggtttttactttaatgggtttttaattgtttttactattggattattgtgtatactgttctattattgttgttagccgccccgagtctctggagaggggaggcatacaaatccaataaatcaaatcaaatcaaattttatactccaaaaaatatggtagttgcaGGACAATCCAGATGTTGTTGTTGAAAGAGTTACTACCTACACTAGCACAAGGTCTGGTTCTCACTGCACGCTGTAACCCAAGTAATTTATCGCCGACCCCTTGGTGGTATGGAAGACAGcaacaacatatcaaagaacCACGAGTGACGCAAAATCCTGGTGAATTAGGCACAGAGGAAACCTCCATTTCTCTGCCCCAGATGCTCACCTGTCCTGCAGCCTCTCGTGGGTATCCCTCAGCCTGGCCCGCAGGTGCCTGATGCAGACCTCTTTCTGCTGGAGAGGGGTGAGATATTGCTCAGGAGTTGGGGGCTTGATCCCATGGTTGTCACTACACAGGAGGTACTTGACGGGGCGCCTGAAAAGAGAGGAAGACACAATTaatgaccttccttccttccttccttttttcacctctttctctctttctcatctctctcactcctctttccttcctctcttttttcctccctcccttctttcctccctcccaccttccttccttcctttctttctctcccccttccttcctccctctctaccttcctccccttcctatcacctctcccttccttccttcccttttcatcTTTCTTCCTGTTCCTATCTTCTTCtcatttatccttccttccttttctttctctcccttccttcctctttctcatctctccttcctccccatttctccttcctccccatttttccttccttccttcctccttctcacctctccttccttccttcccatctctctctccttccttccttccctcctttttcacCTCTCACtttctcatatctctctctcctccttccttcctccctttctttccctccctcttacctttcctccttcatttcttcctttatctccccattccttcttccctctctcccttcctcccctttctatcacctctccttcctcccttcctccctccctttttcttttttcttccttttcctatcTTCTTCCCATCtcaccttccttttctttctttctcccttccttcctcattctcatctctccttcctccccattttccttccttccttcttctcatctctccttccttccctccttccctccctttgaaTGCCATGGATCTGCAAGGATCCATTTTTGCACATGTCTTCACACAACTGGGTGACCTTGTTGTCCCACCCTCCAGCCAATTGCATTGCAACGAGTGCCAGACTCAGGGGTGCTCTATGCTTAAGCTCTGCTCCATTCAAAATATGCTCCCTTTTTTCCTAGGTTTCCAAGAGACACCTAGAAAGTTGCCCCATTGTGTCTTCTCCTTGTTCTAGAGTGGTTGATGAAGCAACGTATAGGAGACGAAGGACGTGGAATGGACATAGGGTTGGAGAAGACTGGGTGGACATTTAGAAGGAAGACGGAACTTTATTCTCACAACACATAAGGCACATGTCCAAGAGGGACTAGCCAGACTCCAAATTTTATTGCCTCTTCCCCAAATTCATGGCCAATCCCCAGAACCAGGATActtcatctaactgctagctgtagtttagcagttcaaatctcatgaccagctcagggttgactcagccttccatccttccgaggtgggtcaaatgaggacccagattgttgagagcaagaggctgattctgtaaaccgcttagagagggctggaaaagcactgtgaagcggtgtataaaatctaaattctattgctattctcCCCACCAAGTGAGGTGAGCTTCTACAAGTGGCTTTTTCTGTGGTGGCTTCTTTTTTTGCATCCAATGAAGGCCGTTTCATCTTTCCAGGGGTTTCAATGGATTTTTCTTGcttttggatttattttattttatttgtcaagtgcgtattggcagtatacatagatataacattatttatatacatgagatgggtaccaataagagagaaaacattaggacagggatggtaggcatgctggtgcacttatgcacactcatAACTGACCTCTGagaaattgggtgaggtcaacagaggACAGttcaagggtaaaattttggggatttggtgatgatactacagagtcaggtagcaaGTTCCAACCACTCTGTCACagtctacagtcaggtttggggCAGTTCACTGGGTTTCTATCTgttgtagatagatgatagatagatagatagatagatagatagatagatagatagatagatagatagataggcagacagagaCATGTAGATagcaatagatagatgataaagatagataagtagataactagatagctagatagataaagatagatagatgatagagagacagatatagatgattgataaataaataaataaataaataaataaatagataaataaataaatagatagaaggatagataaatggatggatgtagcatagagagatagaagagatagttagaagagatagatagataaatagatagatagatggatggatagatatagacagacagattgaAATGgagttagatagatgatagatgataaataaatagatagatagagacagatgaaaatatagatagatagatagatagatagatagatagatgatagatagatagatagatagatagatagatagatagatagccccgagtgtgcagagaggggcggcatacaaatccaattaataataataataataataataataataataataatagatagagatagatagatagatagatagatagatagataaatagatagggagtgaggggggagagagatgtagatgtagatagatagatagatggatggagggatagatagacagacatagagaaGGGGACAGAAACAATGAGACAGACAGTGAAATAGACAAAGAGAGAGCAATGAGATAGAGGtagatagcaatagcccttagacttatatactgcttcacaatacaGTCcttcctaagcagtttacagaatcagcatcttgcccccaacaatctgggtcctcagtttactgatctcagaaggagGGAAAGCTATGTCAGCTTGAGTCGATGAAAATCGAACTGCAGGCATTGGGCAGAATCAGCGTTGTAATACGTAGCATTGCCAACTGAAGCAAAACTGGGATAGCGTGTGGGTTAAAATCATTGCCCCCTGGACCAGGCAGACTGGCCCTTCGGCCTGGAGCTGCATTGCTCAGCGGCGCCCCCTGGGGTTACCTTGGTGTGGGACTGCTGTCGCTGCCCTTACAGGAGCCggagttgctgctgctgctgagcgaAGAGGTGCCGTAGGTGTCGCGCATACTGACGGGTGGGGAGGGGCGCCTGGAGGCAGGAAGAAGAGGCTGTTTCTCAGTCGGAGTGGCTGGGGCCGTTGCAGACTTAAAGAGGGAGGCTGAGCCACTCCTTCCGTAAAACTCACGGCTTCCACAACCCGAGGGAACACAAATGCACAAGACAGGAGAAGAGAATCAAGGTAAAAAGTAGGACCATACAATCAGGAGACGGCAGAGGGGGACATCACAATTGGAAGGGGGCAGAAGCTTTTCTACAAGTAGCAACAGCAGGAGCAAAGGGGGCATATGGGggtgggtctctctctctctctctctgtatgtatgtatgtctataGATCGCTCCCCCTTTCTTGCCCTCTTTAACTGCTCAGTTCTCCCCAAATTGGGCATCTTCAGATATGTAGACTGACTCCCAGAACGCTCAGTGATGGCTATGCATGCTAGGGAATTACGTTATCAcatacagaagaaaaaagaaaattgaattaccaataatgaagttatcccatgtggaagaaagaaaatcaaactgCAAATAATGAACTTACCACAttcggaagaaaaaaaatcaaactaccaataatgaagttatcccatatggaagaaaaaaaatcaaactaccaataatgaagttatcccatatggaagaaaaaaaattcaaactaccaataatgaagttatcccatatggaagaaaaaaaatttcaaactaccaataatgaagttatcccatatggaagaaaaaaaaaatcaaactaccaataatgaagttatcccatatggaagaaaaaaaaatcaaactaccaATAATGAAGTTACCACatacagaagaaagaaaataaaactacCGACAATGAAGCTatcacatatggaagaaaaaaaatcaaattaccaATAATGAAGTTATCCCACTTGGAAGAAAAAAAGTCAAACTATCATTAATGAAGTTATCccatatggaagaaaaaaaaatcaaactaccaataatgaagttatcccatatggaagaaaaaaaaatcaaactaccaataatgaagttatcacatatggaagaaaaaaaaatcaaactaccaataatgaagttatcccatatggaagaaaaaaaaatcaaactaccaataatgaagttatcccatatggaagaaaaaaaaatcaaactaccaataatgaagttatcacatatggaagaaaaaaaaaatcaaactaccaataatgaagttatcccatatggaagaaaaaaaaatcaaactaccaataatgaagttatcccatatggaaggaaaaaaaatcaaactaccaataatgaagttatcccatatggaagggaaaaaaaaatcaaactaccaataatgaagttatcccatatggaagaaaaa
Coding sequences:
- the SNPH gene encoding syntaphilin isoform X2: MSLPGSRRPSTGSRSREFYGRSGSASLFKSATAPATPTEKQPLLPASRRPSPPVSMRDTYGTSSLSSSSNSGSCKGSDSSPTPRRPVKYLLCSDNHGIKPPTPEQYLTPLQQKEVCIRHLRARLRDTHERLQDRDGEIEDLKTQLSRMQEDWIEEECHRVEAQLALKEARKEIKQLKQVIDTVKNNLIEKDKGLQKYFVDINIQNKKLETLLHSMEVAQDGTVKEEGQAESAGGSPARSLTRSSTYTKLSDQGAMDRNIGGSQTISVDDGADSGFVAAENSLSRTDLLDHSSLLSSGVECGPDDASSMHTSYTLGSQMHTSSTYEKLMGSPQSAEAAVQASCMQEQAIQTDFGHYQPDLDTILEKVMKSQAGSLASPTSEWPSEIEEVAEPTSSESAVLNCSNPTDRTAPEPFSAVVVNAGEPTEKPDGHPASRNPAVHQPCSASPSVSIVCTPEDEATEPGEDAAGAAASTDLSAEPKTYWSRHFLVDLLAVVVPAVPTVAWLCRSQRRQGQPIYNISSLLRGCCTVALHSIRKISCRSVTNINSSCSQP
- the SNPH gene encoding syntaphilin isoform X1; protein product: MLSGAGLGFTAKISALIAMSLPGSRRPSTGSRSREFYGRSGSASLFKSATAPATPTEKQPLLPASRRPSPPVSMRDTYGTSSLSSSSNSGSCKGSDSSPTPRRPVKYLLCSDNHGIKPPTPEQYLTPLQQKEVCIRHLRARLRDTHERLQDRDGEIEDLKTQLSRMQEDWIEEECHRVEAQLALKEARKEIKQLKQVIDTVKNNLIEKDKGLQKYFVDINIQNKKLETLLHSMEVAQDGTVKEEGQAESAGGSPARSLTRSSTYTKLSDQGAMDRNIGGSQTISVDDGADSGFVAAENSLSRTDLLDHSSLLSSGVECGPDDASSMHTSYTLGSQMHTSSTYEKLMGSPQSAEAAVQASCMQEQAIQTDFGHYQPDLDTILEKVMKSQAGSLASPTSEWPSEIEEVAEPTSSESAVLNCSNPTDRTAPEPFSAVVVNAGEPTEKPDGHPASRNPAVHQPCSASPSVSIVCTPEDEATEPGEDAAGAAASTDLSAEPKTYWSRHFLVDLLAVVVPAVPTVAWLCRSQRRQGQPIYNISSLLRGCCTVALHSIRKISCRSVTNINSSCSQP
- the SNPH gene encoding syntaphilin isoform X4, translated to MLSGAGLGFTAKISALIAMSLPGSRRPSTGSRRRPVKYLLCSDNHGIKPPTPEQYLTPLQQKEVCIRHLRARLRDTHERLQDRDGEIEDLKTQLSRMQEDWIEEECHRVEAQLALKEARKEIKQLKQVIDTVKNNLIEKDKGLQKYFVDINIQNKKLETLLHSMEVAQDGTVKEEGQAESAGGSPARSLTRSSTYTKLSDQGAMDRNIGGSQTISVDDGADSGFVAAENSLSRTDLLDHSSLLSSGVECGPDDASSMHTSYTLGSQMHTSSTYEKLMGSPQSAEAAVQASCMQEQAIQTDFGHYQPDLDTILEKVMKSQAGSLASPTSEWPSEIEEVAEPTSSESAVLNCSNPTDRTAPEPFSAVVVNAGEPTEKPDGHPASRNPAVHQPCSASPSVSIVCTPEDEATEPGEDAAGAAASTDLSAEPKTYWSRHFLVDLLAVVVPAVPTVAWLCRSQRRQGQPIYNISSLLRGCCTVALHSIRKISCRSVTNINSSCSQP
- the SNPH gene encoding syntaphilin isoform X3, with protein sequence MLSGAGLGFTAKISALIAMSLPGSRRPSTGSRRRPSPPVSMRDTYGTSSLSSSSNSGSCKGSDSSPTPRRPVKYLLCSDNHGIKPPTPEQYLTPLQQKEVCIRHLRARLRDTHERLQDRDGEIEDLKTQLSRMQEDWIEEECHRVEAQLALKEARKEIKQLKQVIDTVKNNLIEKDKGLQKYFVDINIQNKKLETLLHSMEVAQDGTVKEEGQAESAGGSPARSLTRSSTYTKLSDQGAMDRNIGGSQTISVDDGADSGFVAAENSLSRTDLLDHSSLLSSGVECGPDDASSMHTSYTLGSQMHTSSTYEKLMGSPQSAEAAVQASCMQEQAIQTDFGHYQPDLDTILEKVMKSQAGSLASPTSEWPSEIEEVAEPTSSESAVLNCSNPTDRTAPEPFSAVVVNAGEPTEKPDGHPASRNPAVHQPCSASPSVSIVCTPEDEATEPGEDAAGAAASTDLSAEPKTYWSRHFLVDLLAVVVPAVPTVAWLCRSQRRQGQPIYNISSLLRGCCTVALHSIRKISCRSVTNINSSCSQP